The sequence GGCGGCTGGCCGGGTATTCGGGGAAGCGGCGGCACTCATCTATACAGCCGGCATGAGTACGCCGGCACTCGATTTCAGTGACTGGAATCCACTGTCGCCGGTGTCGCCGCTCAATCCGTTCAGACCTGCCGAAACGATGGCCGTCCATATTTGGAAAATCAATGGGGAAGGCATCATGCCGGATGCGGCCGCAATCTCAGATGGTGCCGCGGCCCTGCTGATCCTGTCCATCCTGCTGTTCAACCTGGCAGCACGTTTCATCGGCCGCTTCGTCTTCAAAAAAATGAGCGCAAGCTAGAATAGGAGTGATCGTATGCAGGCAGTCACATTGAGGAACCCGTCAGTACCTGCAGGTGCGCATGTCACCGCAGCCACAGGTTCCGGACGGGAATACCCCAAGCTGTCAACGGACCGGCTGTCGGTCTTCTATGGAAGCGTCCAGGCAGTGAAGGAAGTCAGTCTGACGTTCCGGACAAACACGGTGACAGCGCTGATCGGACCATCAGGATGTGGGAAATCGACCTTCCTGCGGGCGCTGAACCGCATGAACGATAGCATTCCGGACTGCCGGACGGAAGGCGGCGTCTATTATGACGGCATCCAGCTGAACCGGCCGCAAGTGAATCTGCTGGAAGTCCGCAAACGGATCGGCATGGTGTTCCAGCGGCCGGTCCCCTTCGCTAAATCGATCTACAAGAACGTTGCTGCAGGTCCGATCCGCCATGGGGAAAGGCGCAGGGCGGAACTCGACAGGATCGTCGAAGACAGCCTGCGGAAAGCCGCCCTGTGGGATGAAGTGAAAGATCAGCTGCACAGTTCGGCGCTCCGTCTGTCAGGCGGTCAGCAGCAGCGCCTCTGTATCGCCCGGGCCCTCGCCATGCGCCCGGACGTGCTCCTTCTGGATGAACCGGCCTCCGCGCTCGATCCTGTATCGACTGCGAAGATCGAGGAGCTGATCGGCCGGCTGAAACAGGAGATCACCATCATCATCGTCACCCATAACATGGAGCAGGCGAAACGCATATCAGACGAAACCGCCTATTTCTACATGGGGCACATGGTCGAACACGGAGCCACGGAGCAGCTGTTCAATCAGCCGCTGGACGAACGGACGAAACAATACGTCTCGGGACAAATCGGATAGGGGGATCTACATGATGAAGACAGCTGCCGTGCCCACATACGAACCGGCAATCCGGACAGAACAGTTCCGATTTTTCTATGGAACGAACGAAGCGCTGAAAGGGATCGATCTGACTGTCGAACAGAAGGCGATCACCGCCCTGATCGGTCCGTCGGGCTGCGGGAAGTCGACATTCCTCCGCTCACTGAACCGCATGAACGACCTGATTCCTGGAACAAGGACATCCGGTTCCATCTGGATCGGCGGTGAGGACATCACGAAACGCACGGAAGATACGGTCGCCCTCCGGAAGAAAGTCGGGATGGTCTTCCAGCATGCGAATCCTTTCCCGTTTTCCATCTACGACAACATTGCATACGGGCCGCGTATCCATGGAACGTTCAGGAAATCCGAACTGGACGAGATCGCGGAATCATGTCTGCAGTCCGCTGCCCTTTGGGAGGAAGTGAAAGATGATCTGAAGAAGCCGGCAGCCAGCCTGTCAGGAGGTCAGCAGCAGCGGCTGATGATCGCCCGTGCGCTTGCAGTGGAGCCGGAAATCCTGCTGATGGATGAACCGACATCCGCGCTCGATCCGGTCTCCGGCGCACGGATCGAACAGCTCATCAAGTCCTTGAAAGAGCGGTTCACGATCATCCTTGTCACACACAACATGCAGCAGGCACAAAGGATTTCGGACCGGACAGCCTTCTTCCTGAACGGGGAAGTGAAGGAGACAGGGGAGACGAAGAGGGTGTTCAGCAACCCCCAGTTTTCGGAGACAGCCGACTATATTGCAGGGAAGTTCGGCTGACGGGACGACAATACAGGCACAGGAAAAGCCGCCCGGTATGGACGGCTTATTTCATTTCCTTATGGGTGAACGGGCATTTGCCTTGGATCGGTTCGCTGTCATCACCGATGAAGAACTGCTTCCATTCATTATGATCCGGGTCGCCAAAATGGCTGATATCCGGATGTTTCGGCAGATGATCCCACGCTTCGACGCGCTCGCGGACTTTTTCGCGTGACATGATGCCGCCTTTTTCAGTACCGGTCAGTCCTTTGAAGATCTTACGCGGCTGGAACCCGATCACCATCGCATTGCCGAGGTCCCGTGTCTTCCGCTGTTTATAGGCAGGTGTGTTGCCAAAAGCGAAGATCGGTTCTCCATGGAACCGGAAATCCCACAGATGGTGGTCGGGATCCCGTGGGCTGTCTGCAGGCCATTCGATCTCGTCCTCATCGTGCAGATATTGAAGAATGTCCCAGAACTGCTTCCGGTATTCATCCAGTGTCCCTTCCGTTTCAAATGGTTCCACAAAGACGAACAAGCCGTGCCGCTTATGTTTCGGATTGTCGAACAGTGCGAGGAATTCTGTCAGCGCCTGCGGGAGATTACTCCAGTCATCCTGGGTGATGTAGGCGTAGCGGAGCTCACCTTTCCGTTCGCCGTTCATACCGAAATAGCACGGGAACGTTTTATCCGTAACCGTTTCATGGAATGTCGAATATTCGCGGATCAGCCATTCAGGCAGATCCGTTCTTGTTGTCAGGTCTTCTTTCGTCAGCAATGCCTGTTTCGTATCTATCACAAGTCGTCATCCTTTCTTCCCTCACCAATCTTCCTGTTTCCTGAATTCCCTCGATTTCAGCTGACCAAACCGTCCAACGGAAAAAAGTTTAGAAGTCCGGAGCTGTCCGTTCGATCATCAGGATCTGCGATGAATAATCCTATTGGAATTGACATAGACTGAAGCATCACAGAGCCGCGGCACGACTCTGTCCCGCCTGAGGGGCACTTTCGGCAGAAAGTGGAAAACCAATACCCGGCCCGCTCCGACTGGGGACTGCCCAGCAGTGCCGCCTACATAGATGAGTCATCCTTCAAGCAGAGTATAGTATTCGTACAGTTCACCGTCCTCTTCAATGACCAGGATGTACAGCGTATCCTCCCGGCTGCCATGTTTGTCTGTCGAATAGATCTTTGAGCCTTTTTCCAGGCGGCTCGCATAGAAGTCATGGAAGAAATACGGCGAATCCGTCGTCTTTTTCACCTTTCCGATATTGATCCCTTTTTCCAGGTTGGTCATCTCAGCTGCAGGCTTCTCACTCGCCGTATAGACGAAGCTGCCGACGCGCACGATATCGGCTTCCGGATTTTCCTTTAAAATATTTTTTGCCGTAGGATTCCCCATGCCGGCATCTCCGCATGCAGTCAAAAGCAGCGCGAATGCGGCCAGGAGCATCAGTTTGCGTACACTCATCCGAACACCTCCCCGGTACATCCGTCTTCGACAGAGTCCGTCCTATTCCTTTTCCTTTTCCCTGTCAGCAGGCACTGTCAAACGTTGCAGGCCGAGCAGCTGAACACCAGCAGTCTGCACTGTCCTTTCCGGGGCAGACTGCTATATACTTGTAGTAACTACTAGAAGACAGAAGGGGACCGCATGAAGCTGCTGAAAAACCATTGGAAAAAAATCATCGTCGGGGTCATCGCATTGTTCGTCCTCATCCAGCTGGCGGGCGGCATATTCTTCTATGATCTCGCCATCAAGCGGGGACCGAAAGAATTCCTTCAGAACAACGCCGACCTCGATGTGGCGGATGAATCGATGGATCTCTATCTGAACGGCGACTGGACATCATGGGTGGCGGATCAGGACTTTGAACAGCTGACGATGACGTCCCGCGACGGCATCGAGCTGAACGGGTACTTCCTGCCTGCTGCCAAGCCGTCCGGTAAGCTCGTCATCCTGACGCACGGCTATCTCGGCAACGCCAAACAGATGGGGCTGTTCGGCATGTTCTATTATCAGGAACTCGGCTACAACCTGTTCATGCCGGATGCCAGGGGACACGGCAAAAGCGGTGGGACCTACTACGGATTCGGCTGGCCCGACCGGCTCGATCTCATCGACTGGACGGACCTTCTTGTCGGAAAACTGGGCCAGCAGACGGAAATCGTCTACCACGGCCTGTCGATGGGCGCGGCAACCGTCCTCATGGCAAGCGGGGAACAGGACCTGCCGAAACAAGTGAAAGCGATCGTCGCCGACAGTCCGTACGGCTCGGTCTATCAGCTGTTCGCCTACCAGATGGACCGCATGTTCCATCTGCCGGCGTTTCCGCTGCTCGACAGCACGAGTCTCATCACTAAACTTCGGGCGGGGTACTTCTTCCGGGAAGCGAGCGCCTTCCGGGCGGTCCGGCACACCGACGTGCCGATCCTCTACATCCACGGCGACTCCGACACCTTCGTCCCGCTGAAGAACGCACTGGAGCTGTACAACAGCACCGCCAGCAGTACTGAACTGCTCGTGGTTGAAGGTGCGAACCATGGGGAGTCGTATGCGAAGGAACCGGAACTATATAAGGAGAAGGTGGAACAGTTTTTGGGGAATTTGGTGGAATGAAACGTGGCCATCCAAGGCAAGGTTGACTTCCGCTGCAGGCGGACGCTTTCCGCGGGCACGGCCACAGCCAAGCGAACTGCGAAGGGTTCGCTTTGTCGTATTTCTGCGGGTTTCCAGAAATTAAGGCAGCAGTGCTCCTAACGCTTCGCTTTTACTCGCAAAAGCCGTACTTCGCAACGGCTTTCGCTCAGTCCAGGGTCTTCCGCGCGAGCTGTTCCCACAGGAGTCGCCGCCTTCCGCTCCAATCAACCGGGGAAGTGTAAAAAATGCCCTAAATAAATAATGATCAAAAACAAAACGGACCTGACTGATAGGCAGTCAAGTCCGTTTTTGTCATTCCTGCGGCTTCGCAAGGCTCTGCCGGACAAGGTAGAAGAAATACGCGGCGTCAAAGATGAGAGCCGGTCCGGCGAACGACTGGATCATTGCCAGCACCGATGCTCTGAACAGAATTGTCAGCAGCAGACCGATCATTGCTAACACGGCCAGAACAGCTGCGTGTATTTGGGCAAAGATATTGCTTTGAATATGGATACATTTCTCAATTATCCTGGTATAATCGATCTACCGGTAAACTGTGTTGTTTCAATTTCGGACATGAAAGCGAAGTTGCGAGAATTACTAGAGCATGGCGAATACAAGATGATGATGCAACAGAAAGAAATGAAATGGATTCGGAGAGTAGAGGTTGAAAATTTTTGATTGAGAGTGTAATCGGTTTACTTGTAGCCGCAGTAACTATATTTATCACAAATATTTTTAGTTATATATTTGCTATGAAAAAGGAAGTTAGAATTCAATCGACGAGTTATAAAATAGAGACTTTAGAAAAAGTGTATACACCAATATATAAAATATTAATTAAAGATGTAGTCCCTGGCGATGGTTACGAGAGCATTGATGATCATCAATTAGATTGCATTTCTAAGATAGCAGAGGAAAATATTAACTTAGTAGATCCGAAATTAGATAATATTTTATGGAAGCTTAGAGAGGATGTAAGATACGCTCATCAAGAAGAAGGATACAATGATTTTATCTATTTAGATGAAGATCGAATGCTATTGCATCATGTAGAAAGTTACTTTAATAAATTAAGAAAGGCAGTTGGATTACCTTATGAGAAGAAAATAAATAAAAAGATTGTCTTTCTAAGTGACCTCTACTATAAAGCTGCTAGAAAGTTCAAACGTAAAATAAGAAATCTTTATAGAGTCAAGTAGCTGCACAGAGGGAGGCTTATTAACTGACTAGCCTTACTTCGTCCCTGTGTATAATACAATTATTATACATGTATTTTTGGAATATAAGTAAATTAGAGCAAGGGCAAATCAAAGTTATTTCCCATTAGTATTATACTACTTTTTATTTGCTATATAAAGATTACTTTAAGGGGTGCGAGTAGTTGTATGATAAATGGTCAGTTCTAGTTTATGAAAATCCTGGAATTGTTTCTTGGAGTCCTAGTTCCCACTTCTATTTTTGGAATGAGAATACGGATATGCCTGACTTTGATCCCAGCTTTTCGTCTCCGCACGTTAATATCTTGAATGCTGATGAAGTCTACAGGGCATTCGTAAGAACGCAAACGTTATTAAGAATTATTAGCGGGGTAAGAATCTTGTCAGGCGGACGAAGGATACGCCATTGTAAAGAATTACACTTCTTTGAAAACGGCTATTATAAGAAACCGAGGTATAATGAAGATTTAGATGTATTTTTAGAAGAGTTAACAAATCCTTTTGACCAGGAAGTGGTAAAAGAAATTCGGAGTAAAGATGTGGGTCGGAATCCAAATATGATAGAGTTTATAATAGACGAAAGTATTGATGATTATATTGCTAGGGATATATTATTGTGGATAGCTTTAGGGGAAGAAGACTTGCTTTATTTTATTACCAATGCCTATAAGATTATGGATAGTATAAGAGCAGACACGGAAGTGGACAAGAAAAATAGCGAGCTAGTATTATCAGATGATTTGATAGTTGCTATAAAAAAGATGAAAAAACATTTTCGATACATGAATACTTATGAAGGCTCAGGACGACTCTCGAGGCATGGCAATACAAGGGATACAGGTCCTAGTAAAAAACCTTCTATTGATATAATTAAGCAAGACTTAATAGAAGTAGTTCGCGAATGGTTTAAGTATAGATACTTTCTTAAACACAAAAAACAGTGATGGATACATTTAGCGGCATTTCTTCGGAAATGCCTGTGCAAGATACAATTCGAAAACAAATCAGAATAGTGTCGAAGTAGTGTGATACACAGGCACATATCACCCATATACTGTATGAAAATAATTTGAAATCGTTCTATATGCCTTCGTTGGCGGCTTGGTACTTCAGAAGATCCGCAAGAAAGTGAGAAAGGAAAGAACGGAAAAACAAAACGGACCTGACTGATAGGCAGTCACGTCCATTTTTGTCATTTCGCCGGCTTTGCAAAGCTCTGCCGGACCAGGTAGAAGAAATACACGGCGCCAGTGATGACAGCCGGTCCGGCAAGCGGCTGGATCATTGCAAGCAACGTTGTCCGGAACAGCAAACTCAGCAGTAGACCGATCACCGCCAAAACGGCCAGAACAGCCGCGTGTACTTGGACGAAGGTAAGTAAAGACACCGACGGTCCCGTCAAGATGTACAGCGCATACAGACCGATGATCGCAAGCAGGCCGATCTGCAGCCCCACGGACGTGCCATGCAGGGAATCGAGCTGCATGACGTCAGCTTTCGATAGTTCCTCGATTGATCCCAGCGAGTGGCTTAGCTTCACTTTCCTGATTTCCGTACCCATATAGCCGAGCCCAAGCAGCAGCAGGAGGCCGAGATAGATCATCCGGCCCCGGCTGCTTCGTTTCAGTTTTTCCCAAATTTCTTTCACAGGACAGCGACAACCTCCCCGGTGTGTTCGCGAGCTGTTTTCAGCTTACCCGCACGGGCGCGGAAATACAAGGGGAGTATCGTCCAGTGTTTTACTTCTCCAGCGGCTCGATGTCATAACCGTTTGTCTGTGGCGGAATCGATTTGGTGAACGCCGGGTCATGTGTGACGTTCACTTGCTGGCCGACCTCCAGGGATGACAGCTTCGCCGGATCGATCTGTTCCGTCAGCACGACGACTTCCTGTTTCATGTCATCCATCATGACGGTAAGACGGCCATCCTCGATGGCAGTGATTTTGCCGGTACTCTCGATGGAGGTCTGTTGATCTCCAGAAGGTTGTGATTCCGAAGTGAACAACGTGATCGGCACCTTCACGTCCTGCTGAGGCAGTTTGAGAAGGACGGACGACAGGGCCTCTTCGTCTTTTGTCTTCTTCACTGTAAATACAAGCGTCCGAGGAGCCAAGTCCGCTGTACAGACATCCGGAAGCGGCTCAAACTCGATGGCCAGTTGCTGACCGTCCAGTTCCATCGTATCCGGTACGTGGGGACAGCTGCTGGACTCCTGCAGGCTCAGGAACAGCACGGACTGGCCGGACAGATCGATATCCGGACGCTCGCCTTCCATCCCGTACAATTTCCAGGCGGCCTCATAGGAATCGTCATCCTCCGTCAGCTCCGCAAGAAAGCCCTCCGGCTCCTCAGCAGCACTCCGCTGTTCAAAATCAGGCGGCAAGGTCTGCTCTGACGCAGCCAGGCTCGCCGATTCTTCAAGTGCTGCCGAGCCGCCGTTTGTTTCCTTTTCTGCATTTCCATTTTCTTTACTTTGCCCGCATGCCGCCATTACCACAGCTGCCAGCGTAAGCAGGGAAAGCAATACGATTCTTCTCATAAATAATCACTCCTTCAGCTCAATAAGACGGGCGAGGTGACGGGAAGTTACAAAATAGGATAAATAGAAAACTGCCTTCTGCGTGAAGTCTTTGGAAAGACCCATACAGAAGGCAGTTTATCAGTACGTCCCAGGCAGGAATCGAACCTGCGACCCACAGCTTAGGAGGCTGTTGCTCTATCCCCTGAGCTACTGAGACATTGTGAAAGAACTCTATCAGTATACGGTATTCCGGCGGGGCGGGCAAGTATTTGTGTGAATCCGGTGCAGGCGGTCGGATTGTTTTATTATTTAGATGTTAAAGAGTATACTGATAGATGAAGTACATACTTGTAATGGAGGCGATTCTGTTGAAGCGATTGGAGAACAAAGTAGCTGTTGTGACAGGTGCAGGATCCGGTCTTGGCCGGGAGATCGCGGAATTGTACGCGCGGGAAGGTGCGAAAGTGGTCATTGCGGATATGAACATGGAGGGCGCTGAAGAGACCGTAAAAACAATTGAAGCAGCAGGCGGGTCTGCACTTGCGGTGAAGACGAACGTCACGGCGGAAGAGGATATCCAGAACATGATCGATACGGCTGTCGAGACATTCGGCACGCTCGATATCCTCGTCAACAATGCCGGCATTATGGACAACATGTATTCGGCTGCGACGATCACCGATGATGTATGGGACAAAGTCATCGCCATCAACACGACAGGCGTCATGCGGGCGACGCGCAAAGCGCTGACCATCTTCGAAGAGAAGAAATCGGGCGTCATCGTCAACATGGCTTCGATTTCCGCTGTGACCGGCGGACGCGGGGGGCTGGCGTACACGGCATCCAAGCACGCTGTGGCGGGCATGACGAAGAACGTTGCTTCGCATTATGCACACCTCAACATCCGCTGCAACGCGATTGCGCCAGCCTCTGTGCCGACCAATATAACGAACAACCTCGTGCAGCCGGACAAGCATGGTATGGAGCAGGCGATGAAAGGCGTTCCTCAGCTGAGCCGTCCGGGTACAAAGGAAGAGATTGCAAACATTGCGCTGTTCCTCGCATCAGACGAGTCTTCCTATGTCAATGGCGTCATCATGCAGGCGGACAACGGCTGGTCCGCGTACTGATCTGTACAATAGGCTGCCTCGGCGATTCATTGCCGGAGCAGTCTTCTTACGTTTTTCAGGCACGTCCATTTACATGGGCAACCAGCGGGCGTATACTGAAATAGTTAGATAGGATAACTAATTAAAAGAAGGTGTTCACATTGCATCTGGCACATCAGTTTTTCAGAAGCTACATCAAGCTGTACCGGCCGGTCGTCAATCAGGTCAACAAGCTGCTGGCCCGCTACGATCTCCATACTGCCCAATGGACTGTGCTCAGTCTGCTGTCCAGGGAAGGGGAGATGACGTCGGCGGAAATTGCGGAGTACCAGATGATCGAAAAGCCGTCTGTTGCAAAAAACGTCAAACGGCTCCATGAACTCGGGCATCTCGACGTGACGCCGGGTGAGGACAAACGGGAGAAACGGCTGAAATTATCCGGGGATGGGGAGACTCTTGTCCAGGAGATCCTGTCCGAGCTGCAGCCTCTGTACGACGAGCTGCTGGCCGGCATCCCGAAAGAGGACATCGAGCGTGCTGTCGGGCTGCTCGACGAAACATATGCAAATCTTATGAACTAATGGAGTGGTGACAATATGGAAGGAAAACAAAATCTCTGGACGAAGGACTTCATCTTTATATCCATCATCAACTTTTTCCTCATGCTCGTCATGTACATGCTCATGGTGACCATGGCGCCGTATGCGGTCGATGAATACGGCGCGTCCGCCAGCATGGCCGGACTCGTCTCGGGAATTTTCATCATCGGGACGCTGCTGGCACGTCTCGGCACGGGACGGGTCATCGAAAGCGTCGGCAGCCGGAAGATCCTGCTGATCGGCATGATGCTGTCGGTAATTGCGGTAGGTCTTTACTTCACGGCCACCAACCTCGTGCTGCTCATGATCATCCGCTTCATCCACGGGATGGGACTCGGGATTGCGTCGACGGCGACCGGTACGATGATTGCGCAGATCATCCCTCCGATGCGGAGAGGTGAGGGGATCGGCTATTTCAGTATGAGTACGGTGCTCGCGACAGCGATCGGGCCGTTCGTCGGCATCTACCTGAGCCAGCATGTCGAGTTCAAATGGCTGTTCGCCTTCGCGCTCGGTCTCGGCATCATCGGTCTGTTCATGTTCTTCTTTGTGGAAAGACGTCCGGAAGAAGAAGGCCATGAAGTGGTCGAGGATGAAAACGCGCCGAAAGGCATTGCGAACTATATCGAAAAACGCGCCATTCCGATCGGCATCATCACGCTGCTGGCCGGTGTCGGATATTCGGGCGTCCTGTCGTTCCTGTCATTTTTCGCGAAAGAGGCGAACCTGGTGAACGCGGCCAGCTTCTTCTTCCTCGTGTATGCACTGGCTATCCTCGTCTCCCGTCCGTTCTCCGGCAAACTGCTGGACCGGAAAGGCGGTACGTTCGTCGTCCTGCCGTCCCTCGTTCTGTTTGCTGTCGGTCTGTTCGTCCTGAGCGGGACGACGAGCGGGATTGTCCTGCTGATTGCCGGTGCCATCATCGGCTTAGGGTTCGGGAACTTCCAATCGTGTGCACAGGCGATTGCACTGATTGGGGTGCCGATTAAACGGATCGGAATCGCGACCTCGACGTTCTACATCTTCCTCGATTTCGGATTTGGTTTCGGACCGTACTTCCTCGGCGGCATCGCGACGTCTTACGGGTACCGGGATCTCTACCTGGTACTGGCCGGTCTGATTGTTGTGGCCCTTGTGCTGTATCTGCTGATCGCCCGGAAGAAACGTCCGGCCCTGCAGCCGGAATAACGAAAAGCCCTTTGGATTCCGTCAGCGGATCCAAAGGGCTTTTGGTCTTCTCAGGCAGGGGAGCGGTCGAACGCAAGGAACCGTGTGCCCTGGAATGTGAGATGACCGATGTCACCTTCCGCAATCTGCCCATATTGCCTGCCGTCGACGCTGAATTCCTGCCGGTCGCCGCTTTCGAATTCGAACGTTACATAGTAATACGTGTGGGACATGGTATCATGTCCGCCTCCGGAAACCTCGGTCCGCTTCGTCTTCGCATGCGCAGCCACTGTCATCCGGGGTGACTGATTGTTCGTATTCCATTCACTGATGTTTTTCACAGCGACAAAGAGGATAACTCCTATAACAATGACAAAGACTATGCCAACCAGCACGGGTACTATGTTGAAAGCTGCTGTTTCAAACGGGGCCATGCCCATCATGCCACCCCTCCCTTTCTCTTTCCATTGTATACGGACCGCCATGCAAACGGTTGCATGGATTTCCAGAAAAAATTTTGATCGAAATGCTTTGCAACGGAAAGACGAGTATGCTATTCTATGATTACTTTACCACACTAAAGCGATGAAGCGGAGGAGAACCAGATGAATTTCAAGAAGATGAAAATGCTGCTGGCAGGCGCCGGGATCATAGCCGTCCTTGCAGGATGCGGGGCACAGAAGGATGCGGCAGGAGATAGCGATGAGCTGGTGATCGGCGTCGACGACAAGTTCGCACCGATGGGGTTCCGGGATGAGAACAACGAACTGACCGGATTCGATATCGACTATGCGAAAGCGGCTGCCGAGCACATGGGCATGAAGGCGAAATTCCAGCCGATCGACTGGAAAGCGAAAGAGACCGAGCTGAGCAGCGGCCGCATCGACCTCATCTGGAACGGTTATACGATCACCGATGAACGGAAGAAGAAAGTGCTGTTCACCAAACCCTATTTGAGCAACGCGCAAGTCGTCGCCGTGCTGAAAGACTCCGACATCCAGTCGCTCGCCGATCTGGAAGGGAAGACTGTCGGGCTGCAGGCACTGTCTTCGGCGTCCGATGCGCTCGAAGCGAATCCGATCGCCGACAAAGTGAAGAACAAGACGGAGTTCGCGGATAACGTCCTCGCCCTGTCCGATCTGAAGAGCAAGCGGGTGGATGCGGTCATCATCGATGAAGTCGTCATCGATTACTATATGTCGAAAGAAGAAGGAACGTTCCAAGTGCTCGATGAAACACTCGCTCCTGAAGAATACGGGGTCGGTGTGAAGAAAGGGAACGAGGAACTGCTCGAGAAGCTGCAGAAAGCGCTCGATACGATGAACGACGACGGCACGGCCGCCAAAATTTCCGAAACGTGGTTCGGGGAGAACAAAGTCCTGGACTGATGAAGAGGTTCCAGTCTGCTTGGAGGGAATGACATGTCACCAGATTATCTGTTATCCATACTGAAACCGATGCTGCAAGGGGCGCAGGCGACAATCCTGCTGTTCTTCATCGCCATCATCGCGTCCATTCCGCTCGGTTTCCTTCTGACACTCGCTGTACGAAGTTCGTTCAAGCCGCTGTCGTGGCTGGCGAACGTCTATATCTATCTCATGCGGGGCACCCCGCTCCTGCTGCAGCTGCTGTTCTTCGTGTTCGGGCTGCCGCTCATCCCGGTCATCGGAGACTACCTCGTCATCGACCGGTTCGCCGCCGCGGCGCTTGCGTTCATCCTGAACTATGCCGCGTACTTCGCGGAAATCTTCCGCGGCGGGCTGCTGTCGATCGACAAAGGGCAGTATGAGGCCGCACAGGTGCTCGGTCTGAACAAATGGCAGACGACGACACGCATCGTGATCCCTCAGATGATCCGGATTGCACTGCCGGCACTCGCGAACGAATCGGTGACCCTCGTGAAGGATACGGCGCTGCTGTATGCGGTCGCCGTGCCGGAACTGCTGCACTTCGCACAGACAGCGGTCAACCGGGACTTCACGATCGTGCCGTTTGTGCTGGCAGGGATCAT comes from Sporosarcina trichiuri and encodes:
- a CDS encoding DUF2500 domain-containing protein produces the protein MMGMAPFETAAFNIVPVLVGIVFVIVIGVILFVAVKNISEWNTNNQSPRMTVAAHAKTKRTEVSGGGHDTMSHTYYYVTFEFESGDRQEFSVDGRQYGQIAEGDIGHLTFQGTRFLAFDRSPA
- the pstB gene encoding phosphate ABC transporter ATP-binding protein PstB, producing MKTAAVPTYEPAIRTEQFRFFYGTNEALKGIDLTVEQKAITALIGPSGCGKSTFLRSLNRMNDLIPGTRTSGSIWIGGEDITKRTEDTVALRKKVGMVFQHANPFPFSIYDNIAYGPRIHGTFRKSELDEIAESCLQSAALWEEVKDDLKKPAASLSGGQQQRLMIARALAVEPEILLMDEPTSALDPVSGARIEQLIKSLKERFTIILVTHNMQQAQRISDRTAFFLNGEVKETGETKRVFSNPQFSETADYIAGKFG
- a CDS encoding glucose 1-dehydrogenase; amino-acid sequence: MKRLENKVAVVTGAGSGLGREIAELYAREGAKVVIADMNMEGAEETVKTIEAAGGSALAVKTNVTAEEDIQNMIDTAVETFGTLDILVNNAGIMDNMYSAATITDDVWDKVIAINTTGVMRATRKALTIFEEKKSGVIVNMASISAVTGGRGGLAYTASKHAVAGMTKNVASHYAHLNIRCNAIAPASVPTNITNNLVQPDKHGMEQAMKGVPQLSRPGTKEEIANIALFLASDESSYVNGVIMQADNGWSAY
- a CDS encoding alpha/beta hydrolase, which codes for MKLLKNHWKKIIVGVIALFVLIQLAGGIFFYDLAIKRGPKEFLQNNADLDVADESMDLYLNGDWTSWVADQDFEQLTMTSRDGIELNGYFLPAAKPSGKLVILTHGYLGNAKQMGLFGMFYYQELGYNLFMPDARGHGKSGGTYYGFGWPDRLDLIDWTDLLVGKLGQQTEIVYHGLSMGAATVLMASGEQDLPKQVKAIVADSPYGSVYQLFAYQMDRMFHLPAFPLLDSTSLITKLRAGYFFREASAFRAVRHTDVPILYIHGDSDTFVPLKNALELYNSTASSTELLVVEGANHGESYAKEPELYKEKVEQFLGNLVE
- a CDS encoding amino acid ABC transporter substrate-binding protein, with protein sequence MNFKKMKMLLAGAGIIAVLAGCGAQKDAAGDSDELVIGVDDKFAPMGFRDENNELTGFDIDYAKAAAEHMGMKAKFQPIDWKAKETELSSGRIDLIWNGYTITDERKKKVLFTKPYLSNAQVVAVLKDSDIQSLADLEGKTVGLQALSSASDALEANPIADKVKNKTEFADNVLALSDLKSKRVDAVIIDEVVIDYYMSKEEGTFQVLDETLAPEEYGVGVKKGNEELLEKLQKALDTMNDDGTAAKISETWFGENKVLD
- the pstB gene encoding phosphate ABC transporter ATP-binding protein PstB yields the protein MQAVTLRNPSVPAGAHVTAATGSGREYPKLSTDRLSVFYGSVQAVKEVSLTFRTNTVTALIGPSGCGKSTFLRALNRMNDSIPDCRTEGGVYYDGIQLNRPQVNLLEVRKRIGMVFQRPVPFAKSIYKNVAAGPIRHGERRRAELDRIVEDSLRKAALWDEVKDQLHSSALRLSGGQQQRLCIARALAMRPDVLLLDEPASALDPVSTAKIEELIGRLKQEITIIIVTHNMEQAKRISDETAYFYMGHMVEHGATEQLFNQPLDERTKQYVSGQIG
- a CDS encoding YqcI/YcgG family protein, with translation MIDTKQALLTKEDLTTRTDLPEWLIREYSTFHETVTDKTFPCYFGMNGERKGELRYAYITQDDWSNLPQALTEFLALFDNPKHKRHGLFVFVEPFETEGTLDEYRKQFWDILQYLHDEDEIEWPADSPRDPDHHLWDFRFHGEPIFAFGNTPAYKQRKTRDLGNAMVIGFQPRKIFKGLTGTEKGGIMSREKVRERVEAWDHLPKHPDISHFGDPDHNEWKQFFIGDDSEPIQGKCPFTHKEMK
- a CDS encoding MFS transporter — its product is MEGKQNLWTKDFIFISIINFFLMLVMYMLMVTMAPYAVDEYGASASMAGLVSGIFIIGTLLARLGTGRVIESVGSRKILLIGMMLSVIAVGLYFTATNLVLLMIIRFIHGMGLGIASTATGTMIAQIIPPMRRGEGIGYFSMSTVLATAIGPFVGIYLSQHVEFKWLFAFALGLGIIGLFMFFFVERRPEEEGHEVVEDENAPKGIANYIEKRAIPIGIITLLAGVGYSGVLSFLSFFAKEANLVNAASFFFLVYALAILVSRPFSGKLLDRKGGTFVVLPSLVLFAVGLFVLSGTTSGIVLLIAGAIIGLGFGNFQSCAQAIALIGVPIKRIGIATSTFYIFLDFGFGFGPYFLGGIATSYGYRDLYLVLAGLIVVALVLYLLIARKKRPALQPE
- a CDS encoding MarR family winged helix-turn-helix transcriptional regulator, coding for MHLAHQFFRSYIKLYRPVVNQVNKLLARYDLHTAQWTVLSLLSREGEMTSAEIAEYQMIEKPSVAKNVKRLHELGHLDVTPGEDKREKRLKLSGDGETLVQEILSELQPLYDELLAGIPKEDIERAVGLLDETYANLMN